A portion of the Lolium rigidum isolate FL_2022 chromosome 1, APGP_CSIRO_Lrig_0.1, whole genome shotgun sequence genome contains these proteins:
- the LOC124701444 gene encoding 50S ribosomal protein L35, chloroplastic, with protein MAMSLSLARLALPLQSLPAAAGKRPANATISFTANSFFGAPLAVAAATATALSPAAPLARSLSVVAKAGKGYKMKTHKASAKRFRVTGTGKIVRRCAGKQHLLSKKNAKRRKRLSKMVQVNKSDYSNVMGALPYLKVNKKAGGEY; from the exons atgGCCATGTcgctctccctcgcgcgcctcgCCCTCCCGCTCCAgtccctcccggccgccgccggaaaGAGGCCGGCCAACGCCACCATCTCCTTCACCGCCAACTCATTCTTCGGCGCGCCGCTGGCTgtcgccgccgccacggccacggCGCTCTCCCCGGCGGCCCCGCTCGCCCGCTCGCTCTCCGTCGTCGCGAAAGCCGGAAAGGGGTACAAGATGAAGACGCACAAG GCGTCGGCGAAGCGGTTCAGGGTGACGGGgacggggaagatcgtgcggcgGTGCGCCGGGAAGCAGCATCTGCTCAGCAAGAAGAACGCCAAGcgcaggaagaggctctccaagaTG GTCCAAGTTAACAAGAGCGACTACAGCAACGTGATGGGTGCTCTGCCCTACCTTAAAGTGAACAAGAAAGCGGGCGGAGAATATTAG